The following are from one region of the Populus trichocarpa isolate Nisqually-1 chromosome 8, P.trichocarpa_v4.1, whole genome shotgun sequence genome:
- the LOC18101768 gene encoding desmethyl-deoxy-podophyllotoxin synthase, with amino-acid sequence MEHQFASTILVTILVTSISYVILWIWKKSKVRNSNLNLPPVPSQLPLIGNMHNLVGSLPHHRFRDMAKKYGPVMHLRLGEVTHVLISSAETAKEVMKTHDLIFAQRPAPIAAKILSYNCMDIAFAPYGDYWRMLRKLCVLELLSAKRVRSFRSIREEEVWRVVRSISSSAWSPVNFSRMISSLTYCITSRAAFGKICKGEDVFIPAVKEANKAAGGYSLADLYPSIKLLSVISGMRLTLEKIHARLDKILQEIINEHRSKKEMAAKTGADEEEHDLVDVLLGIQDQGDTEFSLTDNNIKAIILDLFVAGTDTSSTTVVWAMSEMVKHPRVMKKAQEEVRQVFGDKGTVDEAGLHELNYLKLAIKETFRLHPPVPLLLPRESREDCKINGYDIPIKSKVIVNVSAIGRDPTYWNEPERFYPERFLDNSIEYKGTDFELLPFGAGRKMCPGILFGTVNVELPLAQLLFHFDWNLPKGPKPEDLDMSEVFGAVVTRKNDLCLIPIPHHPLPGN; translated from the exons ATGGAGCACCAATTTGCATCTACAATTTTAGTCACCATTCTGGTCACCAGCATTAGCTACGTGATATTGTGGATATGGAAGAAATCAAAAGTCAGAAACTCAAATCTGAATCTGCCACCAGTTCCTTCACAGCTACCTCTAATCGGAAACATGCACAATTTAGTTGGCTCTTTACCTCATCACCGCTTCCGAGATATGGCCAAGAAATATGGACCTGTTATGCACCTCCGACTCGGTGAAGTTACTCATGTTCTTATCTCTTCAGCTGAAACTGCTAAAGAAGTGATGAAGACCCATGATCTCATTTTTGCTCAAAGGCCAGCTCCGATTGCGGCGAAAATTCTAAGCTATAATTGCATGGATATTGCATTTGCACCATATGGAGATTACTGGAGGATGCTGCGAAAATTGTGCGTATTGGAACTGCTAAGTGCTAAACGTGTGCGATCTTTCAGATCAATCAGGGAAGAAGAGGTATGGAGGGTTGTTAGATCTATTTCTTCTAGTGCATGGTCTCCTGTCAATTTCAGCAGAATGATAAGTTCTCTTACATATTGCATCACTTCAAGAGCAGCCTTTGGTAAGATATGCAAGGGAGAGGATGTGTTCATACCAGCTGTCAAGGAAGCTAATAAGGCAGCAGGAGGTTATAGCCTTGCTGATTTATATCCTTCAATTAAGTTGCTCTCTGTGATCAGTGGGATGAGACTTACCCTCGAGAAGATTCATGCGCGATTGGATAAGATCTTGCAAGAGATCATCAATGAACATAGGTCTAAGAAGGAGATGGCCGCAAAAACAGGCGCTGATGAAGAAGAGCATGACCTTGTCGATGTTCTTTTAGGTATTCAGGACCAAGGAGACACTGAATTTTCATTGACCGACAACAACATCAAAGCAATCATCCTG GACCTGTTCGTTGCTGGCACTGACACATCGTCTACTACGGTAGTATGGGCAATGTCGGAAATGGTAAAACATCCAAGAGTAATGAAAAAGGCACAAGAAGAGGTGAGGCAAGTATTTGGTGATAAAGGAACTGTTGATGAAGCAGGCCTTCATGAATTAAACTACTTAAAGTTGGCCATCAAAGAAACTTTCAGATTACACCCTCCAGTTCCTCTGCTACTTCCAAGAGAAAGTAGAGAGGATTGCAAGATAAATGGTTATGACATACCTATCAAATCCAAAGTCATTGTGAACGTAAGTGCGATCGGAAGGGACCCAACTTATTGGAATGAACCTGAGAGATTTTATCCAGAGAGGTTCCTTGATAATTCAATTGAATACAAGGGAACCGACTTCGAACTCCTCCCATTTGGTGCTGGAAGAAAGATGTGCCCTGGAATCTTGTTTGGTACGGTTAATGTGGAGCTTCCACTAGCACAATTGCTATTCCATTTTGATTGGAATCTCCCCAAGGGACCGAAACCAGAAGACCTGGACATGTCCGAGGTTTTTGGAGCAGTAGTAACAAGGAAGAATGATCTCTGCTTAATTCCAATTCCACACCATCCTCTACCTGGAAATTAA